The following are encoded in a window of Fulvia fulva chromosome 7, complete sequence genomic DNA:
- a CDS encoding Alcohol oxidase, whose amino-acid sequence MTTHVEGREYDVIFAGGGTAACVAAGRLARADPNLSILLVEQGKNNYNDPTVVNPGMYLVHLAPGSKTALFYEANEEKALNGRKAIVPCGGILGGGSSINFMMYTRAQGEDFDDWATKGWSSKDLLPLLKRLETYHLTDESIDQSLHGHEGPVNVSNGSYFRHEAAEDVLRASEATGHEVVADANDLNKDLRGMRGVGVFSKWSKYISPDGKRQDAAHTYVHPLMQSGQYPNLHLLVNSKVQRVLFEGNKATGVEYIDGSGAPLSVKAKRLVVVSSGALGTPSVLERSGVGNKDILSKLDIPVVSDIPDVGENYQDHHLILYPYKTSLKPEDTLDSFLSGRKDFGEAVANKDPIMGWNAIDISSKIRPTDEEIEAMGPQFKEHWDADFKNRPTRPVMLVGVVSAFLGDHKLLPANEDGSTTQYCTMGAYTAYPYSRGDIHIKSKSVADPASFNTGFFKAEADVQKQIWAYKKQREVYRRTDAYRGELAMGHPPFPASSAAAIQDGAVATFKSQEDRNNLPEIKYSAEDDKIIEKFVRDHVNTTWHSIGTCRMAPKEKGGVVDADLNVYGTQGLKLADLSICPGNVGANTNNTALLVGEKAADIIAKDLGISGIGEPIARADYPPIERVDSAGPK is encoded by the exons ATGACTACTCACGTTGAAGGTCGCGAATATGATGTTATCTTCGCAGG CGGTGGCACAGCAGCTTGCGTCGCAGCTGGTCGTCTCGCAAGAGCAGACCCGAACCTCTCGATCCTTCTTGTAGAGCAAGGCAAGAACAACTACAATGATCCGACTGTTGTCAACCCGGGGATGTACCTGGTCCACCTGGCTCCAGGCTCCAAGACAGCGCTGTTCTACGAGGCGAATGAAGAGAAGGCATTGAATGGCCGCAAGGCTATTGTTCCATGTGGTGGAATCCTTGGAGGAGGAAGCTCGATCAACTTCAT GATGTACACTCGTGCTCAGGGCGAGGACTTTGACGACTGGGCGACCAAGGGATGGAGCTCAAAGGATCTCCTACCTTTACTGAAGAGA CTCGAAACCTACCACCTTACAGACGAGTCGATCGATCAGTCTCTGCACGGACACGAAGGCCCCGTCAACGTGTCAAATGGTTCTTACTTCCGACACGAAGCGGCCGAGGATGTTTTGAGGGCATCTGAAGCTACTGGGCATGAGGTCGTTGCTGATGCTAACGACCTCAACAAAGACCTCCGTGGCATGAGAGGTGTTGGCGTTTTCTCC AAATGGTCCAAGTACATTTCTCCCGACGGAAAGCGCCAGGACGCGGCACACACATACGTCCACCCCTTGATGCAATCTGGACAGTACCCGAACTTGCACCTCCTGGTTAACAGCAAAGTCCAGCGTGTACTCTTTGAGGGCAACAAGGCCACTGGAGTTGAGTATATCGATGGTAGCGGCGCGCCTCTCTCAGTAAAGGCGAAGAGACTTGTAGTCGTCTCGTCGGGAGCCTTGGGTACCCCGTCTGTTCTTGAGCGATCTGGCGTCGGTAACAAGGACATCCTCTCCAAGCTCGACATTCCCGTAGTCTCGGACATCCCAGACGTCGGCGAGAATTACCAAGACCACCACCTCATTCTCTACCCTTACAAGACCTCACTCAAGCCTGAGGATACTCTGGACTCCTTCCTCAGCGGCCGCAAAGACTTCGGCGAAGCTGTTGCAAACAAAGACCCAATCATGGGCTGGAACGCCATCGACATTTCCTCCAAGATCCGCCCCACCGACGAGGAGATCGAGGCCATGGGTCCCCAATTCAAAGAGCATTGGGACGCCGACTTTAAGAACCGCCCAACTCGTCCAGTCATGCTTGTCGGCGTCGTCTCTGCTTTCCTTGGTGACCACAAGCTTCTTCCAGCAAACGAGGACGGCTCAACAACCCAGTACTGCACCATGGGCGCCTACACCGCATACCCTTACTCAAGAGGTGACATCCACATCAAGTCCAAATCCGTTGCGGATCCCGCATCCTTCAACACAGGCTTCTTCAAGGCCGAGGCCGATGTTCAGAAGCAGATCTGGGCCTACAAGAAGCAGCGTGAGGTGTACCGACGCACTGACGCCTACAGAGGAGAGTTGGCAATGGGCCACCCACCCTTCCCCGCCAGCTCCGCGGCTGCGATCCAGGATGGCGCTGTTGCGACGTTCAAATCTCAGGAAGACCGGAATAACTTGCCTGAGATCAAATACTCGGCGGAGGATGACAAGATCATCGAGAAGTTCGTGCGGGATCATGTGAACACGACGTGGCACTCAATCGGAACATGTCGCATGGCGCCCAAGGAAAAGGGCGGAGTCGTAGATGCCGACCTGAACGTGTATGGCACACAGGGATTGAAACTCGCAGATCTTTCGATCTGTCCTGGAAATGTTGGGGCCAATACTAACAACACTGCGTTGCTGGTCGGTGAGAAGGCTGCTGATATTATTGCGAAGGACTTGGGGATCAGTGGCATTGGTGAGCCGATTGCGAGGGCGGACTATCCACCGATTGAGAGGGTGGATTCTGCTGGCCCGAAGTGA